In Oryza sativa Japonica Group chromosome 3, ASM3414082v1, one DNA window encodes the following:
- the LOC4332039 gene encoding microtubule-destabilizing protein 60 isoform X2 has translation MATSTATARTPTKAAAAAAGGRAAGNTTPSSKPASRARLSHASSENAHPNIPAAAAAAAAAGEAGTPSKNPTLARLSHASSENAHPNILGSPPPSKPAKSPTTASKSASASASARKKISTPAPPPPPRERRFLVAKKRARRRRNGANGGGGGGGGGDFDFDKCREAAREALRTSHEEFFRKERAASAAAAEEQLQKEEEEEKAAAQEAKKGALETLEEEDVAELEGSSKVRALRTKVMTKALSSVPDSGAGRVKHLVQAFESILSISGATSDADRAGEGSWALPGLQAWKEDCEGKIGMPPVSVSSSAEFLNAGPNRLCSSLDGKSDRLSWDSRTSAGGCRSRRNTSESLRSSWNKKLKVTSQHPFKLRTEQRGRVKEQQFIQKVQEMLMEEEQQRIHIAQGLPWTTDEPECLIKPPVKETTEPVDLVLHSDVRAIERAEFDQYVSERNKFAEQLRLERERQQKLEEEEMIKQLRKELVPKAQPMPYFDRPFIPKRSAKPATVPKEPKFHPRPEKQSCDAWTPEC, from the exons ctccgaccaaggcggcggcggcggcggcgggggggagGGCGGCCGGGAACACCACCCCGTCCTCCAAGCCCGCCTCACGCGCGCGGCTCTCGCACGCCTCCTCGGAGAACGCGCACCCCAacatcccggcggcggcggcggcggcggcggcggcgggggaggccgGGACCCCGTCCAAGAACCCCACCCtggcgcggctctcgcacgcCTCGTCGGAGAACGCGCACCCCAACATCCTGGGGTCCCCCCCGCCGTCGAAGCCCGCGAAGTCGCCGACCACCGCGTCCAAgtctgcctccgcctccgcctccgccaggAAGAAGATctccacgccggcgccgccgccgccgccgcgggagagGCGGTTCCTCGTggcgaagaagagggcgcggcggaggcgcaaCGGCGccaatggaggcggcggcggtggcggaggaggcgactTCGACTTCGACAAGTGCAGGGAGGCCGCCCGCGAGGCCCTGCGCACGTCTCACGAGGAGTTCTTCCGCAAGGAGCGCGCCGCATCGGCCGCAGCAGCAGAGGAGCAGTTgcaaaaggaggaggaggaggagaaggcggccgCGCAAGAAGCCAAGAAAGGAGCATTGGAGACattggaggaggaagatgtaGCGGAACTGGAAGGGAGCAGCAAAGTGAGGGCGCTGAGGACCAAAGTGATGACCAAGGCGTTGAGCAGCGTCCCTGATTCTGGCGCTGGTCGTGTCAAGCACCTTGTGCAGGCCTTCGAGAGCATCCTCTCCATCTCTGGAGCCACCTCTGACGCCGACAGGGCCGGTGAGGGGTCCTGGGCGCTCCCCGGGTTACAGGCATGGAAGGAAGATTGCGAGGGTAAGATAGGGATGCCGCCGGTGTCGGTGTCCTCTTCTGCTGAGTTCTTGAATGCAGGACCGAACAGGCTCTGTTCTTCACTTGATGGGAAAAGCGACAG GTTGAGTTGGGACAGCCGGACATCGGCAGGGGGGTGCAGGAGCAGGCGAAAT ACATCGGAGTCGCTAAGAAGCAGTTGGAACAAGAAACTGAAGGTCACAAGCCAGCATCCGTTCAAGCTGAGAACCGAG CAACGGGGAAGGGTGAAGGAACAACAGTTTATTCAAAAAGTACAAGAAATGCTTATGGAGGAAGAGCAGCAACGTATACATATTGCACAAGGACTTCCATGGACAACAGATGAACCTGAG TGCTTGATAAAGCCACCAGTCAAAGAAACCACCGAGCCTGTTGACCTTGTTCTGCACAGTGATGTACGAGCAATTGAACGTGCAGAATTTGATCAATAT GTGTCAGAAAGGAACAAGTTCGCTGAGCAACTAAGGCTGGAGAGGGAGCGGCAGCagaagctggaggaggaagagatgatcAAGCAGCTCAGGAAAGAGCTGGTTCCTAAAGCTCAGCCAATGCCGTACTTTGATCGGCCGTTCATTCCAAAAAG ATCTGCAAAACCAGCAACAGTTCCAAAGGAACCAAAATTTCATCCTCGGCCGGAAAAACAGTCATG CGATGCATGGACACCGGAATGCTGA
- the LOC4332041 gene encoding beta-glucosidase 6 isoform 1 precursor (isoform 1 precursor is encoded by transcript variant 1) — protein MGRIKSSSGRCSTARLEAVAVLVVVFGVASSSLRGCIAQQSGGGLTRGSFPEGFVFGTASAAYQYEGAVKEDGRGQTIWDTFAHTFGKITDFSNADVAVDQYHRFEEDIQLMADMGMDAYRFSIAWSRIYPNGVGQVNQAGIDHYNKLIDALLAKGIQPYVTLYHWDLPQALEDKYKGWLDRQIVDDFAAYAETCFREFGDRVKHWITLNEPHTVAIQGYDAGLQAPGRCSVLLHLYCKAGNSGTEPYVVAHHFILAHAAAASIYRTKYKATQNGQLGIAFDVMWFEPMSNTTIDIEAAKRAQEFQLGWFADPFFFGDYPATMRARVGERLPRFTADEAAVVKGALDFVGINHYTTYYTRHNNTNIIGTLLNNTLADTGTVSLPFKNGKPIGDRANSIWLYIVPRGMRSLMNYVKERYNSPPVYITENGMDDSNNPFISIKDALKDSKRIKYHNDYLTNLAASIKEDGCDVRGYFAWSLLDNWEWAAGYSSRFGLYFVDYKDNLKRYPKNSVQWFKALLKT, from the exons ATGGGGAGGATAAAGAGTAGTAGTGGGCGATGCAGCACGGCGAGGCTGGAGGcggtcgccgtcctcgtcgtcgtcttcggcgtcgcgtcgtcgtcgctgcgaGGATGCATTGCGCAGCAGAGCGGAGGAGGGCTAACCAGGGGCAGCTTCCCCGAGGGGTTCGTCTTcggcaccgcctccgccgcgtacCAG TACGAGGGAGCTGTGAAGGAGGACGGGAGAGGGCAGACCATCTGGGACACGTTCGCGCACACCTTTG GAAAGATCACCGACTTCAGCAATGCTGATGTTGCAGTTGATCAGTACCACCGTTTCGAG GAGGATATACAGCTCATGGCAGACATGGGGATGGATGCGTATCGGTTCTCGATAGCATGGTCAAGAATCTACCCAA ATGGTGTTGGTCAAGTCAATCAAGCTGGTATCGACCACTACAACAAGCTGATCGATGCACTTCTAGCAAAAG GAATTCAGCCATATGTGACACTCTACCACTGGGACCTCCCCCAGGCCCTTGAAGACAAGTACAAGGGCTGGCTTGACAGGCAGATAGT GGACGATTTCGCGGCGTACGCGGAGACGTGCTTCAGGGAGTTCGGGGACAGGGTGAAGCACTGGATCACGCTCAACGAGCCGCACACGGTGGCCATCCAGGGCTACGACGCAGGGCTCCAGGCCCCCGGCCGCTGCTCCGTGCTGCTCCACCTCTACTGCAAGGCCGGCAACTCCGGCACCGAGCCCTACGTCGTCGCCCACCACTTCATcctcgcccacgccgccgccgccagcatcTACAGGACAAAATACAAG GCGACGCAGAACGGGCAGCTTGGGATAGCGTTCGACGTGATGTGGTTCGAGCCGATGTCCAACACCACGATCGACATCGAGGCGGCCAAGAGAGCGCAGGAGTTTCAGCTAGGATG GTTTGCTGATCCGTTCTTCTTCGGCGACTACCCGGCGACGATGAGGGCGAGGGTGGGGGAGAGGCTGCCGAGGTTCACGGCGGATGAGGCCGCCGTCGTCAAGGGGGCGCTGGATTTCGTCGGCATAAACCACTACACCACCTACTACACGAGGCACAACAACACCAACATCATCGGGACATTGCTCAACAACACCTTGGCAGACACCGGCACCGTCAGCCTCC CATTCAAGAATGGGAAGCCAATTGGAGATAGG GCAAATTCGATATGGCTGTACATTGTGCCCCGAGGGATGAGGAGCCTGATGAACTATGTCAAGGAAAGGTACAACAGCCCACCAGTGTACATCACTGAAAACG GGATGGATGACAGCAACAACCCGTTCATTTCCATCAAGGACGCCCTCAAGGACAGCAAGAGGATCAAATACCACAATGACTACCTCACCAATCTGGCTGCTTCCATCAA GGAGGACGGGTGCGACGTACGTGGGTACTTCGCGTGGTCTCTGCTGGACAACTGGGAGTGGGCGGCCGGATACTCCTCGAGATTCGGGCTCTACTTCGTGGACTACAAGGATAACCTCAAGAGATACCCCAAGAACTCGGTGCAGTGGTTCAAGGCCCTCCTGAAGACCTGA
- the LOC4332041 gene encoding beta-glucosidase 6 isoform 2 (isoform 2 is encoded by transcript variant 2) produces the protein MQHGEAGGGRRPRRRLRRRVVVAARMHCAAERRRANQGQLPRGVRLRHRLRRVPGKITDFSNADVAVDQYHRFEEDIQLMADMGMDAYRFSIAWSRIYPNGVGQVNQAGIDHYNKLIDALLAKGIQPYVTLYHWDLPQALEDKYKGWLDRQIVDDFAAYAETCFREFGDRVKHWITLNEPHTVAIQGYDAGLQAPGRCSVLLHLYCKAGNSGTEPYVVAHHFILAHAAAASIYRTKYKATQNGQLGIAFDVMWFEPMSNTTIDIEAAKRAQEFQLGWFADPFFFGDYPATMRARVGERLPRFTADEAAVVKGALDFVGINHYTTYYTRHNNTNIIGTLLNNTLADTGTVSLPFKNGKPIGDRANSIWLYIVPRGMRSLMNYVKERYNSPPVYITENGMDDSNNPFISIKDALKDSKRIKYHNDYLTNLAASIKEDGCDVRGYFAWSLLDNWEWAAGYSSRFGLYFVDYKDNLKRYPKNSVQWFKALLKT, from the exons ATGCAGCACGGCGAGGCTGGAGGcggtcgccgtcctcgtcgtcgtcttcggcgtcgcgtcgtcgtcgctgcgaGGATGCATTGCGCAGCAGAGCGGAGGAGGGCTAACCAGGGGCAGCTTCCCCGAGGGGTTCGTCTTcggcaccgcctccgccgcgtacCAG GAAAGATCACCGACTTCAGCAATGCTGATGTTGCAGTTGATCAGTACCACCGTTTCGAG GAGGATATACAGCTCATGGCAGACATGGGGATGGATGCGTATCGGTTCTCGATAGCATGGTCAAGAATCTACCCAA ATGGTGTTGGTCAAGTCAATCAAGCTGGTATCGACCACTACAACAAGCTGATCGATGCACTTCTAGCAAAAG GAATTCAGCCATATGTGACACTCTACCACTGGGACCTCCCCCAGGCCCTTGAAGACAAGTACAAGGGCTGGCTTGACAGGCAGATAGT GGACGATTTCGCGGCGTACGCGGAGACGTGCTTCAGGGAGTTCGGGGACAGGGTGAAGCACTGGATCACGCTCAACGAGCCGCACACGGTGGCCATCCAGGGCTACGACGCAGGGCTCCAGGCCCCCGGCCGCTGCTCCGTGCTGCTCCACCTCTACTGCAAGGCCGGCAACTCCGGCACCGAGCCCTACGTCGTCGCCCACCACTTCATcctcgcccacgccgccgccgccagcatcTACAGGACAAAATACAAG GCGACGCAGAACGGGCAGCTTGGGATAGCGTTCGACGTGATGTGGTTCGAGCCGATGTCCAACACCACGATCGACATCGAGGCGGCCAAGAGAGCGCAGGAGTTTCAGCTAGGATG GTTTGCTGATCCGTTCTTCTTCGGCGACTACCCGGCGACGATGAGGGCGAGGGTGGGGGAGAGGCTGCCGAGGTTCACGGCGGATGAGGCCGCCGTCGTCAAGGGGGCGCTGGATTTCGTCGGCATAAACCACTACACCACCTACTACACGAGGCACAACAACACCAACATCATCGGGACATTGCTCAACAACACCTTGGCAGACACCGGCACCGTCAGCCTCC CATTCAAGAATGGGAAGCCAATTGGAGATAGG GCAAATTCGATATGGCTGTACATTGTGCCCCGAGGGATGAGGAGCCTGATGAACTATGTCAAGGAAAGGTACAACAGCCCACCAGTGTACATCACTGAAAACG GGATGGATGACAGCAACAACCCGTTCATTTCCATCAAGGACGCCCTCAAGGACAGCAAGAGGATCAAATACCACAATGACTACCTCACCAATCTGGCTGCTTCCATCAA GGAGGACGGGTGCGACGTACGTGGGTACTTCGCGTGGTCTCTGCTGGACAACTGGGAGTGGGCGGCCGGATACTCCTCGAGATTCGGGCTCTACTTCGTGGACTACAAGGATAACCTCAAGAGATACCCCAAGAACTCGGTGCAGTGGTTCAAGGCCCTCCTGAAGACCTGA
- the LOC4332039 gene encoding microtubule-destabilizing protein 60 isoform X1, translating to MATSTATARTPTKAAAAAAGGRAAGNTTPSSKPASRARLSHASSENAHPNIPAAAAAAAAAGEAGTPSKNPTLARLSHASSENAHPNILGSPPPSKPAKSPTTASKSASASASARKKISTPAPPPPPRERRFLVAKKRARRRRNGANGGGGGGGGGDFDFDKCREAAREALRTSHEEFFRKERAASAAAAEEQLQKEEEEEKAAAQEAKKGALETLEEEDVAELEGSSKVRALRTKVMTKALSSVPDSGAGRVKHLVQAFESILSISGATSDADRAGEGSWALPGLQAWKEDCEGKIGMPPVSVSSSAEFLNAGPNRLCSSLDGKSDRLSWDSRTSAGGCRSRRNTSESLRSSWNKKLKVTSQHPFKLRTEQRGRVKEQQFIQKVQEMLMEEEQQRIHIAQGLPWTTDEPECLIKPPVKETTEPVDLVLHSDVRAIERAEFDQYVSERNKFAEQLRLERERQQKLEEEEMIKQLRKELVPKAQPMPYFDRPFIPKRSAKPATVPKEPKFHPRPEKQSCLCRQRCMDTGMLISSCLHDQSTVLAEKSKALPRMF from the exons ctccgaccaaggcggcggcggcggcggcgggggggagGGCGGCCGGGAACACCACCCCGTCCTCCAAGCCCGCCTCACGCGCGCGGCTCTCGCACGCCTCCTCGGAGAACGCGCACCCCAacatcccggcggcggcggcggcggcggcggcggcgggggaggccgGGACCCCGTCCAAGAACCCCACCCtggcgcggctctcgcacgcCTCGTCGGAGAACGCGCACCCCAACATCCTGGGGTCCCCCCCGCCGTCGAAGCCCGCGAAGTCGCCGACCACCGCGTCCAAgtctgcctccgcctccgcctccgccaggAAGAAGATctccacgccggcgccgccgccgccgccgcgggagagGCGGTTCCTCGTggcgaagaagagggcgcggcggaggcgcaaCGGCGccaatggaggcggcggcggtggcggaggaggcgactTCGACTTCGACAAGTGCAGGGAGGCCGCCCGCGAGGCCCTGCGCACGTCTCACGAGGAGTTCTTCCGCAAGGAGCGCGCCGCATCGGCCGCAGCAGCAGAGGAGCAGTTgcaaaaggaggaggaggaggagaaggcggccgCGCAAGAAGCCAAGAAAGGAGCATTGGAGACattggaggaggaagatgtaGCGGAACTGGAAGGGAGCAGCAAAGTGAGGGCGCTGAGGACCAAAGTGATGACCAAGGCGTTGAGCAGCGTCCCTGATTCTGGCGCTGGTCGTGTCAAGCACCTTGTGCAGGCCTTCGAGAGCATCCTCTCCATCTCTGGAGCCACCTCTGACGCCGACAGGGCCGGTGAGGGGTCCTGGGCGCTCCCCGGGTTACAGGCATGGAAGGAAGATTGCGAGGGTAAGATAGGGATGCCGCCGGTGTCGGTGTCCTCTTCTGCTGAGTTCTTGAATGCAGGACCGAACAGGCTCTGTTCTTCACTTGATGGGAAAAGCGACAG GTTGAGTTGGGACAGCCGGACATCGGCAGGGGGGTGCAGGAGCAGGCGAAAT ACATCGGAGTCGCTAAGAAGCAGTTGGAACAAGAAACTGAAGGTCACAAGCCAGCATCCGTTCAAGCTGAGAACCGAG CAACGGGGAAGGGTGAAGGAACAACAGTTTATTCAAAAAGTACAAGAAATGCTTATGGAGGAAGAGCAGCAACGTATACATATTGCACAAGGACTTCCATGGACAACAGATGAACCTGAG TGCTTGATAAAGCCACCAGTCAAAGAAACCACCGAGCCTGTTGACCTTGTTCTGCACAGTGATGTACGAGCAATTGAACGTGCAGAATTTGATCAATAT GTGTCAGAAAGGAACAAGTTCGCTGAGCAACTAAGGCTGGAGAGGGAGCGGCAGCagaagctggaggaggaagagatgatcAAGCAGCTCAGGAAAGAGCTGGTTCCTAAAGCTCAGCCAATGCCGTACTTTGATCGGCCGTTCATTCCAAAAAG ATCTGCAAAACCAGCAACAGTTCCAAAGGAACCAAAATTTCATCCTCGGCCGGAAAAACAGTCATG TTTATGTCGACAGCGATGCATGGACACCGGAATGCTGATTTCATCATGTCTTCATGATCAGTCGACTGTACTTGCTGAGAAATCCAAGGCATTGCCACGCATGTTCTAG
- the LOC4332040 gene encoding probable mitochondrial-processing peptidase subunit beta, mitochondrial, producing MAFRRLLSAAVRRRSAAAAAAAGPGNAREASTAVAAAGPGVIAPDAAPVRPPMMVYDRIAEAVNARLRRLEHPDPRFLRYASPVPAHADHTAILAAPETRVTTLPNGLRVATESSLASRTATVGVWIDAGSRYETEDSAGVAHFVEHMLFKGTGDRNAAQLEEEIENIGGHLNAYTSREQTTYYAKVLDKDVPRALNILADILQHSKLEESRIERERDVILREMEEVEGQYEEVIFDHLHATAFQYTSLGRPILGSAENVKSITQEDLQKYIETHYTAPRMVITAAGAVKHDDIVEMATKLFNDLPTDPTTTSMLVSTQPACFTGSEVRIIDDDMPLAQFAVAFNGASWIDPDSIALMVMQSMLGSWNKSAGGGKHMGSELVQRVAINDIAESIMAFNTNYKDTGLFGVYAVAKPDCLDDLAFAIMQEISKLSYRVTEEDVIRARNQLKSSIQLHLDGSTAVVEDIGRQLLIYGRRIPIPELFARIDAVDASTVKRVANRFIFDQDIAIAAMGPIQGLPDYNWFRRRTYMLRY from the exons ATGGcgttccgccgcctcctctccgccgcagTGCGCcgtcgctccgccgccgcggcggcggcggcggggcccggGAATGCGCGCGAGGCATCcaccgcggtcgccgccgcggggcCCGGCGTCATCGCCCCCGACGCGGCCCCGGTCCGCCCCCCGATGATGGTGTACGACCGCATCGCCGAGGCCGTCAACGCCAGGCTCCGTCGGCTCGAGCACCCGGACCCCCGCTTCCTCCGCTACGCGAGCCCAGTCCCCGCCCACGCCGACCACACCGCCATCCTCGCCGCGCCGGAGACCCGCGTCACGACGCTCCCCAACGGGCTCCGCGTCGCCACGGAGTCCTCGCTCGCCTCGCGCACCGCCACCGTCGGCGTGTGGATCGACGCCGGGAGCAGGTACGAGACGGAGGACTCGGCCGGGGTCGCGCATTTCGTCGAGCACATGCTGTTCAAGGGCACGGGTGACCGCAACGCCGCGCAGCTcgaggaggagatcgagaacATCGGCGGCCACCTCAACGCATACACGTCGCGGGAGCAGACGACCTACTATGCCAAAGTACTCGACAAGGATGTGCCGCGTGCACTTAATATTCTTGCGGACATTCTGCAGCACTCAAAGTTGGAAGAGTCCCGCATTGAACGTGAGCGCGATGTTATTCTGCGAGAGATGGAAGAG GTTGAGGGACAATATGAGGAAGTTATATTCGATCATCTCCATGCAACTGCATTCCAGTACACTTCTCTTGGCAGACCAATCTTGGGTTCTGCAGAAAATGTCAAGTCAATTACCCAAGAGGACCTCCAGAAGTATATTGAAACACATTATACGGCTCCTAGAATG GTTATCACTGCTGCTGGTGCTGTTAAGCATGATGATATTGTAGAGATGGCAACAAAACTGTTTAATGACCTACCAACTGACCCTACAACAACAAGCATGTTGGTTTCTACCCAACCAGCCTGCTTTACTGGTTCTGAG GTCCGCATCATTGATGATGACATGCCCCTTGCTCAATTTGCTGTTGCCTTTAATGGAGCATCATGGATAGATCCTGATTCTATTGCCTTGATGGTCATGCAATCCATGCTTGGCTCATGGAACAAGAGTGCTGGAGGAGGGAAACACATggg TTCAGAGCTTGTACAAAGGGTAGCGATCAATGACATTGCTGAGAGTATAATGGCATTTAATACAAATTACAAGGACACTGGCCTCTTTGGTGTCTACGCTGTTGCTAAG CCTGACTGCTTGGATGATTTGGCTTTTGCAATCATGCAAGAGATTAGCAAACTGTCATACCGGGTTACTGAGGAAGATGTTATCCGTGCACGTAATCAG CTGAAATCTTCCATCCAACTGCACCTCGATGGTTCCACTGCTGTTGTTGAGGATATTGGCCGTCAG ttACTCATCTATGGTCGAAGAATTCCTATTCCTGAGCTTTTTGCAAGAATAGATGCAGTTGACGCAAGCACAGTCAAGCGAGTGGCCAACCGTTTCATTTTTGACCAG GATATCGCTATTGCTGCAATGGGACCCATTCAGGGTCTTCCGGACTACAACTGGTTCAGGCGCCGGACCTACATGCTCCGTTACTAG